The Apis mellifera strain DH4 linkage group LG8, Amel_HAv3.1, whole genome shotgun sequence genome contains a region encoding:
- the LOC411459 gene encoding sterol regulatory element-binding protein cleavage-activating protein isoform X1: protein MFRSLPDRVAGLYYAHGLFCSSHPIAVISLAVSIILLCCYPLVNLPMPGNTPRTIINHTIVPENNTENSVFYVQQVILRVGVVPWTEELTLMDAFRGPLYEVFNLLEIIQNYQHPKTLKTLDQVCLHIEAVKKRNGKKSEVLPEYNCLVLSPANLWQRSIELYAQDTNLINTIYSYQNLQKGKISLAEIMFGMNLKETGIKRYPMRIRQRILQYAVTIYLKNYDPEFIKGLQYRLKNYYHLHQIESENTTNISTDEILHIFYPGEFNYSDFFPLMTTFFVLFFYIYFSVRKIELVKSKVGIAFGATVTVIGSLSMTVGVCFFFGLTLSLSGKEVIFPYLVIIVGLENVLVLTKSVVSTPAHLDVKIRVAQALSKEGWSITKNLLTEVTILTIGLFTFVPAIQEFCIFAIVGLVNDFFLQMVFFSTILAIDIKRTELSSETSKFHFPNIPTTRKQQFTTTITNRKPNIFRSKSHPRLNGLSNGPTTVIAPNTQNTHTLAKIPKRLRLVHFWARTRIFQRAFMVWMVVWISMIVYNSGIVEHLIHLSETLKSESDIEGYTVERSQSLNNYIELNSIKPVSIPSTIITSNHLNKQDDLTNNITDELNKLKPMEFPPWNRLSLYHWSSILSMYNISAAGGRIIILPAVKLSHAVSTQLVKQISNPNDVQHFQWQSFATAALDPLDFLDVELPTRSESRGFNADTPFIPSSPMEIFLATVLCLISIIVVAYTMVVLYRCVCSRNYAEWRASWYQPEKASDSTTQLVLEALPIVLEGHIQEVECIATDGNTIASTCLAGHIRVWDATSGEQLVHVDRKQFFSNPYKSLNHKTPDVDELMSDYESGSPPSRGEMENTNSFGLYSAASTIHYRKSSPGLYNMHKGQNYISKRNSMGNTLDYDYQINEFNLERKKSARKNLDNVYDLPDLKSAINIKFSSMKQSPVQQNCEQGFDFGDQYKHLFEEHNKSMDELRNSESLEHLCNANGKLNSSGLVDNISMLNTDKNVQIAHIVSPIWCMDYQENLIVVGCANGSLEFWEGTTGKFKCLFDDGSGLGISAVKFIGSRVVAAKLNGCIDFLQLERYSEGQQIHWGFTSYRRTHVRTGSAGSPMDINNIMQSEEDLRCMKIGSHKAHQQAITVLDSEGGRVLTGSQDHTLKVYRLEDQLPLYTLHGHCGPISCLFIDRMSPMTSGSGSQDGLLCVWDLLTGTCMYSIQAHDGAVAAMACSVSYVISIGTDERLCVWERFQGHLLHTLPAHRFAYSLQLVMLTHHLLITSNQGSLVVWDVRTGEPVREVRLGHKDSCIFVKQMLVLRDSVVCDFGRQLRIVRFPLVSDKLD, encoded by the exons ATGTTTCGTAGTTTACCAGATAGGGTGGCAGGGCTATATTATGCCCATGGCCTGTTTTGTTCATCTCATCCTATTGCAGTCATTTCATTGGCAGTTTCAATTATATTGCTATGCTG TTATCCTTTGGTTAATTTACCAATGCCTGGCAATACGCCACGAACTATAATCAATCATACCATTGTACCTGAAAACAATACAGAAAATTCTGTGTTTTATGTACAACAAGTGATATTAAGAGTTGGAGTTGTACCATGGACAGAGGAGTTAACATTGATGGATGCTTTTAGAGGTCCACTTTATGaagtttttaatcttttagagATTATACAGAATTATCAACATCCAAAAAC attaaaaacaCTTGATCAAGTATGTTTACATATTGAAGCagttaaaaaaaggaatggaaaAAAGTCAGAAGTTTTGCCAGAATATAACTGTCTTGTTCTTTCCCCTGCAAATTTATGGCAAAGAAGTATTGAACTTTATGCACAAGAtacaaatcttataaatactatttattcTTATCAG AATCTACAAAAAGGTAAAATTAGTTTAGCCGAGATAATGTTTGGTATGAATCTTAAAGAAAcaggaataaaaagatatccaATGCGAATTAGACaaagaattttacaatatgcagtaactatttatttaaaaaactatgaTCCTGA atttataaaaggattacaatatagattaaaaaattattatcatcttcATCAAATAGAAAGTGAAAATACTACCAATATTTCAACAgatgaaatattacatatctTTTATCCTGGTGAATTTAATTACAGTGATTTTTTTCCATTGATGACgacattttttgttttgtttttttatatttatttctctgtgcgaaaaatagaattagtGAAATCAAAAGTTGGAATAGCATTTGGTGCAACTGTAACAGTGATAGGTTCACTGTCTATGACTGTGGGTGTATGCTTTTTTTTTGGCTTAACTTTAAGTCTGAGTGGAAAAGAAGTGATTTTTCCCTATTTGGTGATTATCGTAGGATTAGAAAATGTATTGGTGTTAACCAAAAGTGTAGTGAGTACTCCAGCACATTTGGATGTAAAAATACGTGTTGCTCAAGCTCTGTCCAAAGAAGGTTGGTCCATCACCAAAAATCTACTTACAGAAGTAACAATCTTAACAATAGGATTGTTCACTTTTGTGCCAGCTATACAAGAGTTTTGTATATTTGCTATTGTGGGATTggtcaatgatttttttcttcaaatggtttttttttccacaattCTTGCTATTGATATCAAACGAACTGAGCTTTCTAGCGAAACatctaaatttcattttccaaatatacCAACTACACGTAAACAGCAATttacaacaacaataacaaatagaaaaccgaatatttttcgatcaaaatCTCATCCAAGATTAAATGGTTTGTCTAATGGTCCAACAACTGTCATAGCTCCAAATACGCAGAACACTCATACATTAGCTAAAATTCCAAAGCGATTACGCCTAGTACATTTCTGGGCAAGAACTCGAATATTTCAGCGTGCATTTATGGTATGGATGGTTGTTTGGATCAGTATGATCGTTTATAATTCTGGTATTGTTGAACATCTTATACACTTAAGTGAAACATTAAAATCAGAATCAGATATTGAAGGATACACAGTAGAAAGATCTCAGtccttaaataattatattgaattaaatagtataaaacCAGTATCAATACCTTCAACAATAATTACTTCAAATCACTTAAATAAAcag GATGatctaacaaataatattaccgatgaattaaataaattaaaaccaaTGGAGTTTCCACCTTGGAATCGTTTATCTCTTTATCATTGGTCTTCAATTCtttcaatgtataatatttctgcCGCCGGAGgacgtataattatattacctgCTGTAAAATTATCTCATGCAGTCAGTACACAATTAGTGAAACAAATCAGTAATCCAAATGATGTACAACATTTTCAATGGCAGAGTTTTGCAACTGCTGCTCTTGATCCATTAGACTTTTTag ATGTGGAATTACCAACTAGATCTGAAAGTCGAGGTTTTAATGCAGATACTCCTTTTATTCCCTCTAGTCCAATGGAAATATTCTTAGCAACAGTGTTATGTCTCATTAGTATCATTGTTGTTGCTTATACAATGGTTGTTCTTTATAGATGTGTTTGTTCAAGAAACTATGCTGAATGGCGAGCTAGTTGGTATCAACCAGAGAAAGCTTCTGATTCAACAACGCAATTAGTCCTAGAAGCATTGCCTATAGTTCTTGAAGGTCATATTCAAGAAGTGGAATGCATTGCTACAGATGGCAATACTATAGCCAGCACATGTTTAGCTGGTCATATTAGAGTATGGGATGCAACGTCAGGCGAACAGTTGGTGCATGTAGACAGAAAACAGTTCTTTAGTAATCCCTACAAAAgtttaaatcataaaacgCCAGATGTAGATGAGTTAATGTCAGATTACGAAAGTGGTTCACCACCCTCAAGAGGGGAAATGGAAAATACCAATTCATTTGGATTGTATTCAGCAGCGTCGACTATTCATTATAGAAAATCTTCTCctggattatataatatgcataaaGGGCAGAATTATATTAGCAAAAGAAACTCAATGGGAAACACACTGGATTatgattatcaaattaatgaatttaacttggaaagaaagaaaagcgcACGTAAAAATTTAGACAATGTCTACGATCTTCCAGATTTAAAATcagcaataaatattaaattttcatccatGAAACAGTCTCCAGTACAACAAAATTGTGAACAAGGATTCGATTTTGGTGATCAATATAAACATCTCTTTGAAGAACATAATAAGTCTATGGATGAACTGCGAAATTCAGAAAGTTTAGAACATTTATGTAATgctaatggaaaattaaattcatctgGTTTAGTAGATAATATATCTATGTTGAATACAGATAAAAATGTGCAAATTGCACATATAGTATCTCCCATTTGGTGCATGGATTATCAAGAAAATCTTATAGTTGTAGGATGTGCAAACGGAAGTTTAGAATTTTGGGAAGGCACTACGGGTAAATTTaag tgTTTATTTGATGATGGATCAGGACTTGGAATATCTGCTGTAAAATTCATAGGTAGTAGAGTAGTAGCAGCTAAATTAAATGGCTGTATTGATTTCCTACAACTAGAAAGATATAGCGAAGGTCAACAAATTCATTGGGGCTTCACTTCTTATAGaagaa cacaTGTTAGAACAGGAAGTGCTGGTTCACCTAtggatataaataacattatgcAATCTGAAGAAGATCTTCGTTGTATGAAAATTGGTTCTCATAAAGCACATCAGCAAGCAATAACTGTACTCGATAGTGAAGGTGGTCGCGTTTTAACTGGTAGTCAAGATCATACTCTAAAAGTATATag attGGAGGATCAGTTACCACTATATACTCTCCATGGTCATTGTGGTCCTATATCTTGTTTATTCATCGATAGAATGAGCCCTATGACTTCTGGTAGTGGATCTCAAGATGGTCTTTTATGCGTCTGGGATCTTCTAACtg gaACATGTATGTATAGTATACAAGCTCACGATGGTGCTGTGGCAGCTATGGCATGTTCTGTATCATATGTAATAAGCATTGGTACTGATGAGAGATTGTGTGTATGGGAACGATTTCAGGGACATTTACTACATACTCTTCCAGCACATAGATTTGCTTATAGTTTGCAGTTAGTCATGTTGACACATCATCTACTCATAACCAGTAATCAG GGATCACTAGTAGTTTGGGACGTCCGAACTGGAGAGCCAGTGCGTGAAGTAAGGTTGGGTCATAAAGATAGTTGTATTTTTGTAAAGCAAATGTTAGTGTTAAGGGATAGTGTAGTATGCGATTTTGGTCGACAATTGCGAATAGTCAGGTTCCCATTGGTTTCcgataaattagattaa
- the LOC411459 gene encoding sterol regulatory element-binding protein cleavage-activating protein isoform X2, producing the protein MFRSLPDRVAGLYYAHGLFCSSHPIAVISLAVSIILLCCYPLVNLPMPGNTPRTIINHTIVPENNTENSVFYVQQVILRVGVVPWTEELTLMDAFRGPLYEVFNLLEIIQNYQHPKTLKTLDQVCLHIEAVKKRNGKKSEVLPEYNCLVLSPANLWQRSIELYAQDTNLINTIYSYQNLQKGKISLAEIMFGMNLKETGIKRYPMRIRQRILQYAVTIYLKNYDPEFIKGLQYRLKNYYHLHQIESENTTNISTDEILHIFYPGEFNYSDFFPLMTTFFVLFFYIYFSVRKIELVKSKVGIAFGATVTVIGSLSMTVGVCFFFGLTLSLSGKEVIFPYLVIIVGLENVLVLTKSVVSTPAHLDVKIRVAQALSKEGWSITKNLLTEVTILTIGLFTFVPAIQEFCIFAIVGLVNDFFLQMVFFSTILAIDIKRTELSSETSKFHFPNIPTTRKQQFTTTITNRKPNIFRSKSHPRLNGLSNGPTTVIAPNTQNTHTLAKIPKRLRLVHFWARTRIFQRAFMVWMVVWISMIVYNSGIVEHLIHLSETLKSESDIEGYTVERSQSLNNYIELNSIKPVSIPSTIITSNHLNKQDDLTNNITDELNKLKPMEFPPWNRLSLYHWSSILSMYNISAAGGRIIILPAVKLSHAVSTQLVKQISNPNDVQHFQWQSFATAALDPLDFLDVELPTRSESRGFNADTPFIPSSPMEIFLATVLCLISIIVVAYTMVVLYRCVCSRNYAEWRASWYQPEKASDSTTQLVLEALPIVLEGHIQEVECIATDGNTIASTCLAGHIRVWDATSGEQLVHVDRKQFFSNPYKSLNHKTPDVDELMSDYESGSPPSRGEMENTNSFGLYSAASTIHYRKSSPGLYNMHKGQNYISKRNSMGNTLDYDYQINEFNLERKKSARKNLDNVYDLPDLKSAINIKFSSMKQSPVQQNCEQGFDFGDQYKHLFEEHNKSMDELRNSESLEHLCNANGKLNSSGLVDNISMLNTDKNVQIAHIVSPIWCMDYQENLIVVGCANGSLEFWEGTTGKFKCLFDDGSGLGISAVKFIGSRVVAAKLNGCIDFLQLERYSEGQQIHWGFTSYRRTHVRTGSAGSPMDINNIMQSEEDLRCMKIGSHKAHQQAITVLDSEGGRVLTGSQDHTLKVYRLEDQLPLYTLHGHCGPISCLFIDRMSPMTSGSGSQDGLLCVWDLLTGTCMYSIQAHDGAVAAMACSVSYVISIGTDERLCVWERFQGHLLHTLPAHRFAYSLQLVMLTHHLLITSNQISFNSFKNTKKEMLLTLTISGITSSLGRPNWRASA; encoded by the exons ATGTTTCGTAGTTTACCAGATAGGGTGGCAGGGCTATATTATGCCCATGGCCTGTTTTGTTCATCTCATCCTATTGCAGTCATTTCATTGGCAGTTTCAATTATATTGCTATGCTG TTATCCTTTGGTTAATTTACCAATGCCTGGCAATACGCCACGAACTATAATCAATCATACCATTGTACCTGAAAACAATACAGAAAATTCTGTGTTTTATGTACAACAAGTGATATTAAGAGTTGGAGTTGTACCATGGACAGAGGAGTTAACATTGATGGATGCTTTTAGAGGTCCACTTTATGaagtttttaatcttttagagATTATACAGAATTATCAACATCCAAAAAC attaaaaacaCTTGATCAAGTATGTTTACATATTGAAGCagttaaaaaaaggaatggaaaAAAGTCAGAAGTTTTGCCAGAATATAACTGTCTTGTTCTTTCCCCTGCAAATTTATGGCAAAGAAGTATTGAACTTTATGCACAAGAtacaaatcttataaatactatttattcTTATCAG AATCTACAAAAAGGTAAAATTAGTTTAGCCGAGATAATGTTTGGTATGAATCTTAAAGAAAcaggaataaaaagatatccaATGCGAATTAGACaaagaattttacaatatgcagtaactatttatttaaaaaactatgaTCCTGA atttataaaaggattacaatatagattaaaaaattattatcatcttcATCAAATAGAAAGTGAAAATACTACCAATATTTCAACAgatgaaatattacatatctTTTATCCTGGTGAATTTAATTACAGTGATTTTTTTCCATTGATGACgacattttttgttttgtttttttatatttatttctctgtgcgaaaaatagaattagtGAAATCAAAAGTTGGAATAGCATTTGGTGCAACTGTAACAGTGATAGGTTCACTGTCTATGACTGTGGGTGTATGCTTTTTTTTTGGCTTAACTTTAAGTCTGAGTGGAAAAGAAGTGATTTTTCCCTATTTGGTGATTATCGTAGGATTAGAAAATGTATTGGTGTTAACCAAAAGTGTAGTGAGTACTCCAGCACATTTGGATGTAAAAATACGTGTTGCTCAAGCTCTGTCCAAAGAAGGTTGGTCCATCACCAAAAATCTACTTACAGAAGTAACAATCTTAACAATAGGATTGTTCACTTTTGTGCCAGCTATACAAGAGTTTTGTATATTTGCTATTGTGGGATTggtcaatgatttttttcttcaaatggtttttttttccacaattCTTGCTATTGATATCAAACGAACTGAGCTTTCTAGCGAAACatctaaatttcattttccaaatatacCAACTACACGTAAACAGCAATttacaacaacaataacaaatagaaaaccgaatatttttcgatcaaaatCTCATCCAAGATTAAATGGTTTGTCTAATGGTCCAACAACTGTCATAGCTCCAAATACGCAGAACACTCATACATTAGCTAAAATTCCAAAGCGATTACGCCTAGTACATTTCTGGGCAAGAACTCGAATATTTCAGCGTGCATTTATGGTATGGATGGTTGTTTGGATCAGTATGATCGTTTATAATTCTGGTATTGTTGAACATCTTATACACTTAAGTGAAACATTAAAATCAGAATCAGATATTGAAGGATACACAGTAGAAAGATCTCAGtccttaaataattatattgaattaaatagtataaaacCAGTATCAATACCTTCAACAATAATTACTTCAAATCACTTAAATAAAcag GATGatctaacaaataatattaccgatgaattaaataaattaaaaccaaTGGAGTTTCCACCTTGGAATCGTTTATCTCTTTATCATTGGTCTTCAATTCtttcaatgtataatatttctgcCGCCGGAGgacgtataattatattacctgCTGTAAAATTATCTCATGCAGTCAGTACACAATTAGTGAAACAAATCAGTAATCCAAATGATGTACAACATTTTCAATGGCAGAGTTTTGCAACTGCTGCTCTTGATCCATTAGACTTTTTag ATGTGGAATTACCAACTAGATCTGAAAGTCGAGGTTTTAATGCAGATACTCCTTTTATTCCCTCTAGTCCAATGGAAATATTCTTAGCAACAGTGTTATGTCTCATTAGTATCATTGTTGTTGCTTATACAATGGTTGTTCTTTATAGATGTGTTTGTTCAAGAAACTATGCTGAATGGCGAGCTAGTTGGTATCAACCAGAGAAAGCTTCTGATTCAACAACGCAATTAGTCCTAGAAGCATTGCCTATAGTTCTTGAAGGTCATATTCAAGAAGTGGAATGCATTGCTACAGATGGCAATACTATAGCCAGCACATGTTTAGCTGGTCATATTAGAGTATGGGATGCAACGTCAGGCGAACAGTTGGTGCATGTAGACAGAAAACAGTTCTTTAGTAATCCCTACAAAAgtttaaatcataaaacgCCAGATGTAGATGAGTTAATGTCAGATTACGAAAGTGGTTCACCACCCTCAAGAGGGGAAATGGAAAATACCAATTCATTTGGATTGTATTCAGCAGCGTCGACTATTCATTATAGAAAATCTTCTCctggattatataatatgcataaaGGGCAGAATTATATTAGCAAAAGAAACTCAATGGGAAACACACTGGATTatgattatcaaattaatgaatttaacttggaaagaaagaaaagcgcACGTAAAAATTTAGACAATGTCTACGATCTTCCAGATTTAAAATcagcaataaatattaaattttcatccatGAAACAGTCTCCAGTACAACAAAATTGTGAACAAGGATTCGATTTTGGTGATCAATATAAACATCTCTTTGAAGAACATAATAAGTCTATGGATGAACTGCGAAATTCAGAAAGTTTAGAACATTTATGTAATgctaatggaaaattaaattcatctgGTTTAGTAGATAATATATCTATGTTGAATACAGATAAAAATGTGCAAATTGCACATATAGTATCTCCCATTTGGTGCATGGATTATCAAGAAAATCTTATAGTTGTAGGATGTGCAAACGGAAGTTTAGAATTTTGGGAAGGCACTACGGGTAAATTTaag tgTTTATTTGATGATGGATCAGGACTTGGAATATCTGCTGTAAAATTCATAGGTAGTAGAGTAGTAGCAGCTAAATTAAATGGCTGTATTGATTTCCTACAACTAGAAAGATATAGCGAAGGTCAACAAATTCATTGGGGCTTCACTTCTTATAGaagaa cacaTGTTAGAACAGGAAGTGCTGGTTCACCTAtggatataaataacattatgcAATCTGAAGAAGATCTTCGTTGTATGAAAATTGGTTCTCATAAAGCACATCAGCAAGCAATAACTGTACTCGATAGTGAAGGTGGTCGCGTTTTAACTGGTAGTCAAGATCATACTCTAAAAGTATATag attGGAGGATCAGTTACCACTATATACTCTCCATGGTCATTGTGGTCCTATATCTTGTTTATTCATCGATAGAATGAGCCCTATGACTTCTGGTAGTGGATCTCAAGATGGTCTTTTATGCGTCTGGGATCTTCTAACtg gaACATGTATGTATAGTATACAAGCTCACGATGGTGCTGTGGCAGCTATGGCATGTTCTGTATCATATGTAATAAGCATTGGTACTGATGAGAGATTGTGTGTATGGGAACGATTTCAGGGACATTTACTACATACTCTTCCAGCACATAGATTTGCTTATAGTTTGCAGTTAGTCATGTTGACACATCATCTACTCATAACCAGTAATCAG ATATCATTCAACtcctttaaaaatacaaaaaaagaaatgcttCTAACTTTAACGATTTCAGGGATCACTAGTAGTTTGGGACGTCCGAACTGGAGAGCCAGTGCGTGA